The following proteins are encoded in a genomic region of Paenibacillus sp. FSL H3-0469:
- a CDS encoding methyl-accepting chemotaxis protein: MKLATKLTWMMLIVLLLVGSSIGFFGYHAAYKQIDEAAGIELVGCANITTGLIDPADITALAAGDTSKLTAIEDRIGWISDHKPIFKEAFILSLDGKVLAADKNFKQRGYKAGDPFYFSDEDKEMITTMKHSAYSKVYTYQGTSLKTGFGPIYQDHDPTKPIIALMAINFDGPLIQSRTMDIITQPFLIGSSILIIAILAAYLLIRRMVSPLTKLSASVNTVAKGDLTREPLLFKAKDEIGELARDFNAMTLSLRDLITQVNDTSMLVASSSQELSASAQETNRAGEHSVNVTLELADGAHTQLQNLEGSFKAVQDMSHFITEIAGNADSAMNQAAINSQKARTGRESMDSTTSQMAIVGASISDLSGIIETLGSHSKEIENIVGTIASIAEETNLLSLNAAIEAARAGEEGRGFAVVAGSVRKLAERSAGSARQIGELVSLIVQQMDKAGETMKHSTEEMHHGKEMIIAAGHSFSEIESSVSDMSSHSQQISATVRELALLSEGLVTSIQKIVAVSNQTAEGAETLSASSQEQLAAMQEVESSATFLSSLAEKLQVLVENFKI; this comes from the coding sequence ATGAAATTGGCAACAAAATTAACATGGATGATGCTGATTGTATTGCTGTTGGTTGGTTCATCCATAGGCTTCTTCGGTTATCATGCGGCTTACAAGCAGATCGATGAAGCTGCAGGCATTGAATTGGTAGGCTGCGCCAATATAACTACCGGCTTAATTGATCCTGCAGACATAACCGCTCTGGCTGCCGGGGATACCAGCAAGCTGACTGCGATTGAAGACCGCATCGGATGGATCAGTGATCACAAGCCTATTTTCAAAGAAGCCTTCATTCTTTCGCTGGACGGCAAGGTACTGGCCGCTGACAAAAACTTCAAACAACGGGGATACAAAGCAGGAGACCCCTTCTACTTCTCTGATGAAGATAAAGAAATGATTACCACCATGAAGCATTCCGCCTACTCGAAGGTGTATACATATCAGGGCACCTCCCTCAAAACCGGCTTCGGCCCCATCTATCAGGACCATGACCCTACCAAACCCATCATTGCATTAATGGCGATTAACTTCGACGGCCCCTTAATTCAATCCCGGACCATGGATATCATCACCCAGCCCTTCCTGATCGGCAGCTCCATTCTGATTATTGCGATTCTCGCCGCCTATCTGCTGATCCGCCGGATGGTCAGCCCGCTTACCAAGCTGTCCGCATCCGTTAACACAGTAGCCAAAGGAGATCTGACCCGGGAACCGCTGCTCTTCAAGGCCAAGGACGAGATCGGCGAGCTTGCCCGCGACTTCAATGCGATGACCCTGAGTCTGCGTGACCTGATTACACAGGTCAACGATACGTCCATGCTGGTTGCCTCCTCCTCCCAGGAGCTGTCCGCCAGCGCCCAGGAGACTAACCGGGCCGGAGAGCACAGCGTTAATGTCACGCTGGAACTGGCCGACGGGGCACATACCCAGCTGCAGAATCTGGAGGGCAGCTTCAAGGCCGTGCAGGATATGTCGCATTTCATTACCGAAATTGCAGGCAATGCCGACAGCGCAATGAACCAGGCAGCCATCAACTCCCAGAAGGCCCGGACAGGCCGGGAATCTATGGACTCGACTACTTCACAGATGGCTATTGTGGGTGCAAGCATCTCGGATCTTTCCGGCATTATCGAGACGCTCGGCAGCCATTCCAAAGAGATTGAGAATATTGTCGGCACCATAGCCAGTATTGCCGAGGAGACGAACCTGTTATCCCTCAATGCGGCGATTGAAGCTGCACGGGCCGGAGAAGAGGGCCGTGGCTTCGCCGTTGTCGCAGGCTCTGTACGCAAGCTGGCTGAACGTTCAGCCGGATCTGCCCGCCAGATCGGCGAGCTGGTCAGTCTGATTGTCCAGCAGATGGACAAGGCCGGAGAGACCATGAAGCACTCCACGGAAGAGATGCATCACGGCAAAGAAATGATTATAGCGGCCGGGCATTCCTTCTCCGAGATTGAGTCGTCCGTCTCCGATATGTCTTCCCACAGCCAGCAGATTTCAGCCACTGTCCGTGAGCTGGCCCTGCTCTCTGAGGGACTTGTCACTTCGATCCAGAAGATCGTGGCGGTCTCCAATCAGACAGCTGAGGGCGCGGAGACCTTGTCCGCCTCGTCCCAGGAACAGCTTGCGGCCATGCAGGAGGTTGAATCCTCCGCTACATTCCTCTCCTCCCTGGCAGAGAAGCTGCAGGTATTGGTCGAGAATTTCAAAATTTAG
- a CDS encoding IS110 family transposase, which produces MKPVIGMDVAKGKSVAQAFVKRNYPFGRVQEILHTPKGFEKLKQLLEELEQKTTHKPAVILEPTGHYHRILVFYLQQAGYEVILVNPLQAQRARRTGLRKVKTDASDAWHLGELYYQEENWSTYPGRKEALVDLQFLTREHEFITSLYVQAKLNMRTLVDQIFPSYEGVFKDLYSKTSLNLLEACLTSEGVKAQTPEAWMGMVKAATQASRSETWMNRKVEALQNAIADNPVQRVPYGLEMALRSLLALVREFQKQLTELEKVILELSQTLNEVQLLESIPGVGTKLATAIVSEIGDASQFRHPKQLVAYAGIDPSVFSSGKFVATQNKITKRGSKRLRRAMYLAVTCGLRRGINPGLREYYDRKKSEGKPHKVAVIACANKLLHHVYAMLKKGQPYTL; this is translated from the coding sequence ATGAAACCTGTTATTGGCATGGATGTAGCCAAAGGAAAATCTGTTGCCCAAGCATTTGTTAAGCGGAACTATCCTTTTGGACGAGTCCAAGAAATTCTTCATACCCCTAAAGGGTTTGAAAAGCTAAAACAACTCTTGGAGGAATTAGAGCAGAAGACGACCCACAAGCCAGCCGTTATTTTAGAACCCACCGGACATTATCATCGTATCCTGGTGTTCTATTTGCAACAGGCTGGATATGAAGTCATTCTCGTCAATCCGTTGCAGGCACAGAGAGCAAGAAGAACTGGTTTGCGTAAAGTCAAAACGGACGCATCAGATGCCTGGCATTTAGGGGAGCTGTACTATCAGGAAGAAAACTGGTCTACCTATCCTGGACGGAAAGAAGCGTTGGTGGACTTACAGTTCTTAACCCGAGAGCATGAGTTTATCACAAGCTTGTACGTTCAAGCCAAACTGAACATGCGTACACTTGTAGATCAGATCTTTCCGAGTTACGAGGGTGTGTTTAAAGACTTATATTCCAAAACCTCCTTGAACTTGCTAGAAGCTTGTCTCACTTCAGAAGGGGTGAAGGCTCAGACTCCAGAAGCTTGGATGGGCATGGTGAAAGCGGCTACCCAGGCTTCACGCTCTGAAACTTGGATGAACCGCAAGGTAGAAGCACTACAGAACGCAATCGCGGATAATCCCGTGCAGCGCGTTCCTTATGGTCTGGAGATGGCGCTGCGAAGCCTGCTGGCTCTTGTTCGTGAATTTCAAAAGCAACTTACAGAACTCGAAAAAGTGATCCTTGAACTGTCACAAACTCTGAACGAAGTTCAGCTTCTGGAATCCATCCCTGGGGTCGGAACAAAGTTAGCCACGGCCATTGTTTCGGAAATCGGGGATGCTTCACAGTTTCGCCATCCCAAACAACTGGTGGCCTACGCCGGAATCGATCCAAGCGTCTTCAGTTCAGGGAAGTTTGTGGCTACGCAGAACAAGATCACGAAACGGGGTTCCAAGCGACTACGACGAGCGATGTATTTGGCGGTAACATGCGGATTACGACGAGGAATAAACCCTGGTCTCAGGGAGTATTACGACAGAAAAAAGAGTGAAGGAAAGCCCCACAAAGTAGCCGTGATCGCTTGCGCCAACAAGTTACTCCATCACGTGTACGCTATGCTTAAGAAAGGGCAACCCTACACTCTTTAA
- a CDS encoding EAL domain-containing protein, producing MDQMGIHYNIWIVLLSYALAAVAAYSALNLISQVSHSAGRVRRLWLLSGAGVLGGGIWAMHFIGIMASRLPFKVSYHPVMAAVSLLIIMSSCYATLQMVTAPRQRSWRLLAGGGILGSGISFMHYAGMSSMEMEDKIHYRAMDQAVSVLIALAASYIGILMFRRFKDHTGFSRWKLYSALFIALAVTGMHYTSLRASDLHNYSWQASAPILMETDVVLLTGISLVTLFVLAISGGTVFLDRDVLERMAYHDPLTELPNRHGLERYFKDDFFGGVSGAVFFVDLDRFKSINDTLGHDIGDLLLCEVSARLTCCVGGKGKVFRLGGDEFLIAMPDCTAAAAEEVAQHILQELKKAYSIEGNELYVTASVGISMTPAHGTDRSALMKAADTALYTSKDSGKNKFSVFDLEMNRHQVRRMLLEKDLRKALARSEFMVVYQPKWDSLLNVTVGLEALLRWRHPEHGVISPGEFIPIAEETGLIVPITYWMLHEVCGQNMLWHQAKVASVAVSINMSARMFEGGCLYEVVEEALSRSGLAPHFLELEITESIAMNNMEETVAQLSKLRDLGVRVSLDDFGTGFSSLGNLDEIPVNTLKIDQVFIRKSKMHSKKAIISNIIAIASNLNMEVVAEGVETTEQIELLQSLGCRVMQGFYYGRPMPVNELGQWFIENTA from the coding sequence ATGGATCAAATGGGAATCCACTATAATATCTGGATTGTTTTACTATCCTATGCGCTTGCTGCCGTTGCAGCGTATTCCGCGCTTAATCTGATTTCGCAGGTTTCCCATTCCGCGGGCCGGGTCAGACGTCTCTGGCTGCTCTCGGGTGCCGGTGTGCTTGGCGGCGGGATCTGGGCCATGCATTTTATCGGCATTATGGCCAGCCGGCTGCCGTTCAAGGTCAGCTACCATCCGGTGATGGCTGCAGTATCTCTCCTCATTATTATGTCCTCCTGTTATGCAACTCTGCAGATGGTTACGGCTCCCCGCCAGAGAAGCTGGCGGCTTCTTGCGGGCGGCGGCATACTCGGCAGCGGCATATCGTTCATGCATTATGCCGGAATGTCCTCCATGGAGATGGAGGACAAGATTCATTACAGGGCAATGGACCAGGCTGTATCGGTACTGATCGCCCTTGCCGCTTCCTACATCGGCATTCTAATGTTCCGCAGATTCAAGGATCATACGGGCTTCAGCCGCTGGAAGCTGTATTCGGCATTATTCATCGCTCTGGCGGTTACCGGTATGCATTATACGAGTCTGAGAGCAAGCGACCTGCATAATTACAGCTGGCAGGCATCTGCCCCGATACTGATGGAGACCGATGTGGTTCTGCTGACAGGGATTTCACTGGTTACCCTGTTCGTGCTGGCGATCTCCGGCGGGACTGTGTTTCTGGACAGAGATGTACTGGAGCGCATGGCCTATCATGACCCGCTCACCGAGCTGCCGAACCGGCATGGTCTGGAGCGCTACTTCAAGGATGATTTCTTCGGCGGGGTCTCCGGCGCCGTGTTTTTTGTTGATCTGGACCGCTTCAAATCGATTAATGATACGCTTGGGCACGATATTGGAGACTTGCTGCTGTGTGAGGTATCTGCCAGGCTGACCTGCTGTGTGGGCGGGAAGGGGAAGGTGTTCCGGCTTGGCGGGGATGAATTCCTGATTGCTATGCCGGATTGCACCGCCGCGGCAGCGGAGGAAGTGGCACAGCATATCCTCCAGGAGCTCAAGAAGGCTTACAGTATTGAAGGTAACGAATTGTACGTAACTGCGAGTGTGGGAATCAGCATGACTCCGGCGCACGGCACCGACCGTTCGGCGTTAATGAAGGCAGCTGATACGGCGCTCTATACCTCCAAGGATTCGGGCAAGAATAAATTCAGTGTGTTCGATCTGGAGATGAACCGTCATCAGGTCCGGCGGATGCTACTTGAGAAGGATCTGCGCAAGGCGCTGGCCCGCTCGGAATTCATGGTGGTCTACCAGCCCAAATGGGATTCGCTGCTGAATGTCACCGTGGGGCTTGAAGCGCTGCTGCGCTGGAGACATCCGGAGCATGGCGTCATCTCTCCGGGAGAGTTCATTCCGATCGCCGAGGAGACCGGCCTGATTGTTCCTATTACATACTGGATGCTGCATGAGGTGTGCGGACAGAATATGCTCTGGCATCAGGCGAAGGTCGCCAGTGTAGCAGTCTCGATTAATATGTCGGCGCGGATGTTTGAAGGCGGATGCCTGTATGAGGTAGTGGAAGAGGCTTTGTCGCGTTCAGGCCTTGCGCCGCATTTCCTTGAACTTGAGATTACTGAGTCGATTGCAATGAACAATATGGAAGAGACGGTTGCCCAGCTCTCCAAGCTGCGGGATCTCGGTGTGCGGGTATCCCTGGATGATTTCGGAACCGGTTTCTCTTCCCTCGGCAATCTGGATGAGATTCCAGTGAACACCCTGAAGATCGATCAGGTCTTCATCCGGAAGAGCAAGATGCATTCCAAGAAAGCGATCATCAGCAACATCATTGCCATTGCCAGCAATCTGAACATGGAGGTTGTGGCCGAGGGCGTGGAGACTACGGAGCAGATTGAGCTGCTGCAATCACTGGGCTGCCGGGTAATGCAGGGCTTCTACTACGGGCGTCCGATGCCGGTTAATGAATTAGGACAATGGTTTATTGAGAATACGGCATAA
- a CDS encoding ABC transporter ATP-binding protein translates to MGLTEEPVISIEGLWMNYSDRMVLRGIDLKVYRGQIIGYIGPNGAGKSTTVKIMLGLVEGYNGTIRIFGRDISDGDTAYKRRIGYVPEVAELYDSLTAREYLTFTGELYGLKQADADDKARKLMGLLGMEKAYDMRIASYSKGMKQKVLLIASMLHDPDILFLDEPLSGLDANSVMVVKEIFATLAARGKTIFYSSHIMDVVERISSRIILLDGGDIVADGTFTQLREQSREGSLEEIFNQLTGFDQYRDIASEFVAVIGEGAAHE, encoded by the coding sequence ATGGGCTTAACGGAAGAGCCGGTGATCTCAATTGAGGGCTTGTGGATGAATTACAGTGACCGGATGGTGCTGCGGGGGATTGATTTGAAGGTATACCGCGGGCAGATTATCGGATATATCGGACCCAATGGGGCCGGTAAAAGCACGACAGTCAAGATTATGCTCGGGCTGGTGGAGGGATATAACGGAACGATACGGATTTTTGGCAGGGATATCTCGGACGGGGATACAGCTTACAAAAGAAGGATCGGCTACGTACCTGAGGTGGCAGAGCTGTATGACAGCCTGACAGCGCGGGAGTATCTGACCTTCACTGGTGAACTGTATGGACTGAAGCAGGCAGATGCCGATGATAAGGCGCGGAAGCTGATGGGGCTGCTGGGTATGGAGAAGGCTTACGATATGCGGATTGCCTCGTACTCCAAGGGAATGAAGCAGAAGGTGCTGCTGATTGCCAGCATGCTGCACGACCCGGATATTCTGTTCCTGGATGAGCCGCTCAGCGGACTGGATGCCAACAGTGTCATGGTGGTTAAGGAGATATTCGCCACGCTTGCCGCCAGGGGTAAGACGATCTTTTATTCCTCGCATATTATGGATGTGGTCGAGCGGATCAGCAGCCGGATCATCCTGCTGGACGGAGGAGATATTGTCGCAGACGGAACCTTCACACAGCTGCGTGAGCAGAGCCGGGAGGGGTCGCTGGAGGAGATTTTCAATCAGCTGACCGGGTTCGATCAATACAGGGATATTGCAAGTGAGTTCGTAGCCGTGATAGGCGAGGGTGCGGCGCATGAATGA
- a CDS encoding Gfo/Idh/MocA family oxidoreductase: MAEKLRWGIMGCAQIATGSVMPAIQESETGVIRAVASRGLTKSSSVAAEFGIEQAYGSYEELLADPEVDAVYIPLPNHLHCEWVIRAAEAGKHILCEKPIALNSREAGEMVEACRKAGVHLAEAYMYRHHPRINELQVIIASGEIGAVRTIRGTFTYNDATDTSNIRFNAAWGGGSLYDVGCYPLTAARMLFGTEPEAVTVHALFSPEHDNVDMVASGLVEFPGGKSLIFDCGMWAYNRQLLEVLGTQGRIEIPMPFNARFDDAEFFVYGGGEPRRVAAVGANPYVQQADHFARAVFSGKPWIAEEDPLLNMRLIESCLESARRRERIRLG; this comes from the coding sequence TTGGCAGAGAAGCTTCGCTGGGGAATAATGGGCTGCGCGCAGATCGCTACAGGCTCGGTAATGCCGGCTATCCAGGAGTCCGAGACCGGGGTGATCCGGGCGGTGGCCAGCCGGGGACTCACGAAGAGCAGCAGCGTAGCCGCCGAATTCGGCATTGAGCAGGCTTACGGCAGCTATGAAGAGCTGCTTGCGGACCCGGAGGTGGATGCCGTCTACATTCCGCTTCCGAATCATCTGCACTGTGAATGGGTGATCCGCGCGGCTGAAGCCGGTAAGCATATCCTATGCGAGAAGCCGATTGCGCTGAACAGCCGTGAGGCGGGCGAGATGGTAGAGGCCTGCCGGAAGGCGGGCGTTCACTTGGCGGAGGCTTATATGTACCGCCATCATCCGCGCATCAATGAGCTGCAGGTGATTATCGCCAGCGGCGAGATCGGTGCAGTGCGTACCATCCGCGGCACGTTCACTTACAACGATGCTACGGATACCTCCAACATCCGCTTCAATGCTGCCTGGGGAGGCGGATCGCTCTACGATGTCGGCTGCTATCCGCTTACGGCCGCGCGGATGCTGTTCGGTACAGAGCCGGAGGCCGTAACCGTGCACGCGCTGTTCTCGCCGGAGCATGACAATGTAGATATGGTGGCCTCCGGGCTGGTGGAGTTCCCCGGCGGGAAGAGCCTGATCTTCGACTGCGGGATGTGGGCCTACAACCGCCAGCTGCTGGAGGTGCTCGGTACGCAGGGGCGGATCGAGATTCCGATGCCGTTCAATGCGAGATTCGATGATGCAGAGTTCTTCGTATACGGCGGCGGTGAGCCCCGGCGTGTCGCAGCCGTCGGAGCCAACCCTTACGTCCAGCAGGCCGACCATTTCGCCAGGGCAGTCTTCAGCGGCAAGCCATGGATTGCGGAGGAGGACCCGCTGCTGAATATGAGGCTGATCGAGAGCTGTCTGGAATCTGCCCGGAGGCGTGAGCGGATCCGCTTGGGGTAA
- a CDS encoding 1,4-dihydroxy-2-naphthoate polyprenyltransferase: protein MNIRTFFKFVELPTKVASMLPLLLGTLYALYRFEDFYILRFVLMLVSLLSFDMATTAINNYYDFKKAAKTHGYGYETHNPIVRFKLKESTVVALIVILLVLAAGGGIALVFQTGLLVFLLGGLSFLIGILYSFGPIPISRMPLGELFSGLFMGFVIIFISAYIHSDQAVVTLLLKGEWISLHINFLEVLYLFWFSVPAILGIAGIMLANNICDIEDDIENRRYTLPVYIGRENALLLWRLLYYVSFADLIVLVLLGVHPVLVLLLLLTLIPLCRNIARFYQEQHKGTTFILAVKNFVLMSAARILVLGIAVIWVTLR from the coding sequence GTGAATATAAGAACTTTCTTCAAGTTTGTCGAGTTGCCGACCAAGGTGGCAAGTATGCTCCCGCTGCTGCTGGGGACGTTGTATGCCCTGTACCGGTTCGAGGACTTCTATATCCTGCGCTTCGTGCTGATGCTGGTGTCTCTCTTAAGCTTTGATATGGCAACAACAGCGATCAACAACTATTATGATTTCAAAAAGGCCGCCAAAACCCATGGCTACGGGTATGAGACCCATAATCCGATTGTCCGCTTCAAGCTGAAGGAGTCTACGGTGGTGGCGCTGATCGTCATTCTCCTGGTGCTGGCGGCAGGCGGGGGCATTGCCCTGGTATTCCAGACCGGACTGCTGGTGTTCCTGCTCGGGGGACTGTCCTTCCTGATCGGTATTCTGTACTCCTTCGGACCGATCCCCATCTCGCGGATGCCGCTCGGTGAGCTGTTCTCCGGGCTGTTCATGGGGTTCGTCATTATTTTCATCTCGGCCTATATTCATTCGGATCAGGCAGTGGTCACGCTGCTGCTGAAGGGCGAATGGATCAGCCTGCATATCAATTTCCTTGAGGTACTGTATCTGTTCTGGTTCTCCGTCCCGGCGATTCTGGGCATTGCCGGAATTATGCTGGCGAACAATATTTGCGATATTGAGGATGATATCGAGAACCGCAGATACACGCTGCCGGTGTACATCGGTCGGGAGAATGCACTGCTGCTGTGGAGGCTGCTCTATTATGTGTCTTTTGCCGATCTGATTGTGCTGGTGCTGCTCGGGGTCCATCCGGTCCTGGTCCTGCTGCTCCTGCTGACCCTGATTCCGCTGTGCCGCAATATTGCACGCTTCTATCAGGAGCAGCATAAAGGCACGACCTTCATTCTGGCGGTGAAGAATTTCGTGCTGATGAGTGCGGCAAGAATCCTTGTGCTGGGTATAGCTGTTATATGGGTTACACTAAGATAA
- a CDS encoding DUF6081 family protein: MDKQQPENEGMPAVQGKQTVIGDFHTILEEGKVWQTGGFKLPDGSFWAYREPEAVVIVRNDHLYVRAQLSRRHDQVQILDNAKHMYYSAQPVEVPEEGEVRFELQIRARTQGTAPGDLYDGYVSLNLLDFTTGAALDFFAGNDKYASVYGILPFPGVTVPETGGTKYFCIFKEDTDFKPREFNTYAITYHRGNNEAVFYVNGNEVRRERNVPVKFNSFTIALGIMTEKDLTPEGSVSAHGQTVIAEWSPVTITTTAQ, encoded by the coding sequence ATGGACAAGCAACAGCCAGAGAACGAAGGTATGCCTGCTGTACAGGGCAAGCAAACGGTGATCGGGGATTTCCATACGATTCTGGAGGAAGGAAAGGTCTGGCAGACGGGCGGCTTCAAGCTGCCGGACGGCTCGTTCTGGGCGTATCGTGAGCCGGAAGCGGTGGTGATCGTGCGTAATGATCATCTATACGTGCGGGCTCAGCTGAGCCGCCGTCATGATCAGGTGCAGATTCTGGATAATGCCAAGCATATGTACTATTCGGCCCAGCCGGTAGAGGTTCCGGAGGAAGGCGAAGTCCGCTTCGAGCTCCAGATCCGCGCCCGCACGCAGGGCACGGCTCCGGGGGATCTGTATGACGGCTATGTGTCGCTGAATCTGCTGGATTTCACCACAGGCGCGGCGCTTGATTTCTTCGCGGGTAACGATAAATATGCGAGTGTGTACGGCATCCTTCCGTTCCCCGGGGTAACCGTACCCGAGACGGGGGGAACCAAATACTTCTGTATTTTCAAGGAGGATACGGACTTCAAGCCGCGTGAATTCAACACGTACGCCATCACCTACCACCGGGGCAATAATGAGGCTGTCTTCTATGTGAATGGGAATGAGGTGCGGCGCGAGCGGAATGTGCCTGTGAAGTTCAACAGCTTCACCATTGCCCTGGGCATCATGACGGAGAAGGACCTGACCCCGGAAGGCAGCGTGTCGGCGCACGGACAGACAGTGATCGCTGAATGGTCGCCGGTTACCATTACAACCACCGCACAGTAA
- a CDS encoding prenyltransferase, translating to MMEKWTLFKKASRFGVIPVMLIPVILGTAGAYVWQGVFHPFLFVITFIGAAAAHLFSNMVNDLWDFRNGTDTEAQHTPGAISTNSGFLSGGIMRESLFALLTWGLLAVAAGCGLLLSLYSGWEILWFVAGGALIAYFYVAPPLRFGYRGKGYSELAIFLAFGLMPVLGAYFVQTGAFSLKPVLLSLPSGLLTTLLLFNHHFLHWRADKQAGKLTLVVVWGERRALVFSQVLLYISYASLIACVLLHILPVYALLALLTAIAPIRIYRSLQPENPSEAYLPLMGASQRASVRCGAVMTVALLIQGLF from the coding sequence ATGATGGAGAAGTGGACCCTATTTAAGAAAGCCTCACGGTTTGGAGTGATTCCTGTTATGCTCATACCGGTTATCCTGGGAACGGCCGGGGCCTATGTATGGCAGGGAGTATTCCATCCGTTTTTATTTGTAATAACGTTCATTGGAGCGGCGGCTGCGCATTTATTCTCCAATATGGTAAATGACTTGTGGGATTTCCGCAACGGAACCGATACAGAGGCCCAGCATACTCCTGGAGCTATCTCCACGAACTCCGGGTTCCTGTCCGGGGGCATCATGCGTGAGTCGTTGTTTGCCCTCTTGACCTGGGGGCTGCTGGCCGTTGCGGCTGGCTGCGGCCTGCTGCTCAGCCTGTACAGCGGCTGGGAGATTCTCTGGTTTGTGGCCGGAGGGGCGCTGATCGCTTATTTCTATGTGGCGCCGCCGCTGCGGTTCGGATACCGGGGCAAGGGCTACAGCGAGCTTGCCATCTTCCTGGCCTTTGGACTCATGCCGGTGCTGGGCGCTTATTTCGTTCAGACCGGAGCGTTCAGCCTGAAGCCGGTGCTGCTGTCGCTGCCAAGCGGGCTGCTCACTACCCTGCTGCTGTTCAATCATCACTTTCTGCACTGGAGAGCTGACAAGCAGGCCGGCAAGCTTACACTGGTCGTGGTATGGGGGGAGCGCAGAGCGCTGGTGTTCTCTCAGGTGCTGCTCTATATCTCTTATGCCTCACTGATTGCGTGTGTGCTGCTTCATATCTTGCCGGTATATGCGCTGCTCGCTCTGCTGACAGCTATTGCCCCGATTCGGATCTACCGCAGCCTCCAGCCGGAGAATCCTTCTGAAGCCTATCTGCCGCTTATGGGCGCTTCACAACGCGCATCGGTACGCTGCGGGGCGGTCATGACGGTGGCGCTGCTGATCCAGGGGCTATTTTAA